A stretch of DNA from Sebastes umbrosus isolate fSebUmb1 chromosome 14, fSebUmb1.pri, whole genome shotgun sequence:
AACTAAAAGGTAGCGTTACAGTAAGAATGATAATGTTGGATTTCTTTAACCTGCACATTTAGACACAACTTTACTTTATATACAAAAACATTCTATATTCTATGTAACATTTATTTACTATAGAttgtaacacaaacaaaagtatTTATCTGCTTCATTTACATGATGTCATACAAGTGTTCACTACCACTGTTAAGgtagcgcacacacacacacacacacacccatagtGTTGTATTACAATTAGAAAAGGCTTTACTCGGCATGTGCAACATTAGTATTCAATGAGATATTCTGTGGAGTTCATGATATTGAGGTAAGCTGCATTCCTCTCAAAAATAATAGTAATCTGTAACTTTACAGCTCCGTGTTTAGGAATGTTGTGTTTTGGTCTTAACATTTGGGGATTAAGGACCGTGTTAATAAAAGGCCCAGTGTTTGTCGTGCTGCGTTTTACAGACACACGGCCGATGCACGAGTCACAAAACGGGCACTCGGTTAGCTATGAACTATGAGCAGTGAGTACTGAAGGAATACTTACTGTTAGGGACACGCTGAGCGCTCCAGAGTACAGACTATTCTGTACTTTTAGATATAGTTTTCACCGTGTAGTGCAACCTCCTACACTGGGATTTAAATAAAGTGTGCACCTTAATGCACACGTACTTCAGCAGTAGTCACTTACTGTAGCAGACAACGCTCGTCTAATTTACAATCTGTGAGAAACAGGTGAAGAGAGACATCAAATATACACAGACAACGTAGGACAGAGTGGGATTCAGCcgtgtgtgttgctgctgcgTCCGTCTAGCCGTCGATGTCCCAGCTGAAGAGATGATGTTTCACCAACATGTCTTGTACTCCCTCTTTCAGAGGTCTCTGCTCCTTCTCCTGGAAAACAAAGGGAAGGTTGGAGAgatgatttaaatgtaaatacagcAGAGAGGGCAGTTCCAGTATATCACACTACTAACCAAACACCACTTTTTAAAAGATCCTCTTTAAcagatgatgtaaaaaaaaaacctgctgaCATCAGTGACTGAAGTGGTTTACAGTCTGAACTGATAATGGAGgatttagggtgctttcacatcagggacacGGGGCCAGATCAgagtacacttgaccccaaagtccagtttgatTGATAAGTGTGagcgctccgtaccgtactccaCAGGCACGGTTCATCAATCCGTACTccagtccacttgaaaaggtgctCTGGCGTACGGTTCATGTGGACTCGGGTACGGTGctcatcaggtgtgaaagccgaCCGTACCGAAACATGAAAGTGGACCGCTGGTTAACGTGAGAAACTAGTTGTGAAAGGTCACGCTGTTTTCAACGCCGCTGGTCTCCGAAATCTCTACATGCATGCACCGATCTCATCCTGAACTGCACGGCCGTTGGTGATGAAGCAGGAAGGCAAACGAGAGGttcattaaaatataaacaatagtaggCGCTGTTTGTTATTTGATTCAACTGGTTTAATGGTCTACCGCTGAAGAACGAGAGacgctcagcgggcagagagagagacagcggaggGAGCATAAGACACTTGAAGCCAGgctttatttaacattttaccTCACTATCTCAAAAGATCAAATATAAAAAAGGTGCAGATGTTTGGGTGAAGAagacaaatgtcaaaagttgttTTGTGTGACAGTCTTCCATCAGCAGATAAGTGAAACTAGTAACTACTGAGTTCACTAAAGCATCTACAGTGTCATCAGTGACATGTTACCTAGAGGTCCCAACTAAAGAGCTGATGCTGAAGCAGCACATCCACAACGCCGGCTATCAGAAGAGAGGTTTTTTGAACGTTGTTCTCCCTCTGAATACTGAAGTCTTCTAACAGTCAGACTTTCTTACTACAGCTCTGTATGAGGACGGTGTGGTAATCTCCTCGGCTCACCTCTTTCTTTTCCGGTAGCTCACAATCTTGGGAGAGGCTGAAGGCAAACTTTGACAGGACTCTGAGGAGACAACAACAGTAGACTGGTCTTTATTATGTGTTTTAGTGGTCAGATTATGTGTCCATATTGAAGCAGAAattcatttttgtgttgttcttAAAGCCCCTTTTTAGTTATTCTCAAACTACCTTTATTAGGTGAGGTAAAGGTGGAACATAGTGGAGATAAAGTGCACTGGAAAGGAATTCAGTGCCAAGTTCAGCAGCTCCCACTTGACCCATTCCTGCTCAAAGTTTCCAAAGTCGACCACCTTTAATGCTCTAGCTGAAACAGGCTGTAGCTGTAAAGTGTTTCTCACCTGAGCTCACACTTGATCTGTACCCATCCAGGACTGCGAAGGAACGACCACGGGTGATACCATTTTTCTACAGCCGGCATGCTGGAGCACAACACCTCCAACCACAGGTGCAGCACCTGCTCACTGGTGAGGGGAGACACAGAGTTAAGAACCAAACAGCCAGAGGGTGTGCGTGCACAGTGACCGTCAGTCTTGAGAACTCACTTGAGGCCGACGCAGGCGAGAGACCTAAACTTGACGTCCATCTGAGCGTGTGCGGTGTCGTGGCTCATGTTGACTGACTGCACCGCCtaaggagagcagacagagggcGCTCATGCACTTCCTGCTAACGTTCATTCCTACAGGCTGAGCTTACAGACATGGCTCGGCCTCACTAGACAAACACTACGTTAAAGCAACATACTTCTTCTTAGAAGCTGGGACAAACTACGTATTTGACTTTAATCCTCACTCTGCACATAAAGCTAAATCAAACAAACATGTTGTACTCACTCTGTAGAGCAGCTCCTCTGGTGTTAGGACTTTCCCATCTTCATCTAACCTGGGAAATATCAGAAAAGAACCAGTTGAAAGCAGATTCCTCTTTTTCCACCgccaaaacacatttcagttctTACTGACGGTAAACATCTCATTTGTTTCTGATCCCACgtttgtttgttgttaaacCAGGTGTGTTACCACCCAAGCCTCCTGACAGCTTCTTGTAAGTGAAAGTGCCTCCAGGACCTCATGTGGAGAGGTTTGGATGATCCATGTGAATATAGTCCCTTGACAAAACGCCGGTATTTACCTGTAGGTTTTACACAGCACCAGTCTGGAGTAGACGGAGTTGAAGTCCCTCTCTACCTCTCGACTGGCCGCCTGAGAGACAACAAGAACGATTAAGTCCTGTGGTGAATTTCATACAACAACTCTGTGCAATATGGTGCCATTTAAAAAAACCTCTACCTCTTCTATGAACAACCAAGGATGACAAGGCCCTCCCAGTATAGATGGCTTCTTGAGACCGTGCTGGAAAATGGCCTTGAGTGCCGGACACAGAGTGCCTCTGGCCAGGTCGGTCACTGCCTCCGTCACAGAGTCATCACCTGCTAACGAGTACTGGGGACGGACACAGAAATCAGGACACTAATAATCAGGATACTGGAGGAGGAATGTGAGGAAACAAAgagatattattattaactgCTCCCATACCTCTTTGCTTCTTTCATCTAGGATCTCCACAAACTTTGCTGGAAACCAACCTGTTACAGAGAGCCACAGAAAATATACGTCAAACAAGCTGTAAAACAGATTATAGAAAAATCTATTATGCAAATGGAAACAGTTGGTGTGGATACTTAAGAAAAGCACACACCTCTAAGGCCATTTAGCTCTCCAACCCAACAGTGTTCATCCTTCTGTGAGATGATCTGATATAGAAAGGAAAACACAGATTCAGAGGTGAGGTtgcagtatgtacagtatgtacagtatatacagtgtgtgtacagtatgtacagtgagGGTACATGGCTGCAAACAACAAGAAGCAACAGGCCTCGTGCaacaacattttcatttgtcaaaAGTTTCTTAACCGGTGTGAATttgtcctcactgtcacatccctagtggggttcttgcatgaggctcattcattgtttggtttgtgtgtgcAAATTCTAACTcacagtgatgatgtcattcttCCTGAAGCCCAGTTCGTCGTCATCATGACGCTCAAAGTCCAGCAAAGCCTTTGCCCGTCTCCGTCGGTTGCGAGACACCACGAGAAAGTTTTCATGATCTCGCTGGTGGCTCTCCATGGAGTAGTCAGGGGTCAGGTCCTGGAGAGACCAGATGGGAGAGGTCAGAGCTACCTCTACTGAATGCTGTTACATTTAGGACATGAACTACACCGTTCCTGTGCTGCAGTGTGTGAACTCACAGTGCTGGAGTGACGTGGGTCCAGACAGTGGAAGTGCTCTGCAGTGCGAGCTATGGCCTCTCTCAAGGCTGCCACCAGCTCTGTCTGCTTAATGTTCTTGGATTTCAGGGCCTCTGCCTCGTCCTCCCCAAACAGCAGGGAGCTCAGGGTGGACTTCCTGCGCAGGGACTGTCTCCTCaccacctgaacacacacaaacgcaacATCAATTACTGATTTCTTTTgactattttttaaataaaaactcaaGATGCATGGACACGTTCCACAACCACTGACCTTGTTGAGATTGGTGTTGAGTGTTGTGTTGTTGCCGTTGTTGAGCTGTGCCTGTTCGTTCAGGATGTAGGCGAGGTGCTTGTGCCGGTGGGCTTCCAGTGTTTCCTGGGACAGTGTCCCCGCTAGTCTCATAGCCTCCCCGAGGACCGCGGGCCCGTCTCTCAGCTGGCTCGGCAAGTCCGACAGAGTGTTAAAGATGGACGCGGAGTTCTCTGATGACACAAGCTCATCCTCCTGGGGTCGGGGAGTACATTTCCAAAAGGGTTAATACTCAACATAAACAGTTATTGTCAATAGTGAACTAGAATAGTTTGTCAGAAGGCAGACGGTCGTCTAGTGATTGGAAGGTTcctggtttgatccccggctcctccagagAGAGTGTCAAAGTGTccatgagcaagacactgaatctCTAAAGCTTGGTTATGCTGGTGAAGCTGGCGTGAGGGGTCCGCGGCACAAAATGACATCATAACGGCTTTCGCATGGTGCGTGAAGGCTCCGCAAGTTGTCGCGGTGCTCTGTCttgcacctctgaatttttctAACTACATGCCGACTGCGCCTTCCATTTCAACACGGACGTGACGTTGGGAAcctgtgaccgagtcatgtgactgagcGGACGGACGCTACTGGGCATTTTCCATGGACTGGTCGAGCAGGTCAGCCAGTAAAGTAACCTATCAGGGAGTCAAGACTCACGAAATACGGTGATGTAGTGCAAATACCTTGATCTTGAGCATGCCCAGAGTGACCTGGAAGAGCACCAGTGAGCCCTGGTAGAAAAGCAGATCCCAGATCCTAAGGAGAAGACGGATGTCCACCACGCTGGCGAATGATGTCAGGAACCAGTGCAGTGTGATCAGTGACAACTCTGGATGTACAAGAAGGAGGGGGTTACATAATGTATACGATTATTCACAGTTTATAGTCATTCCACACCACAATTGATTTTATTAATGCACAGCAGACAGCTGAAAGGTGGTGGGTAATCTATTGTACCACACTCTCACCATCTTTCCTACCCGTCCTTACCGATGTCGTGCTCCTGCAGAAGACGGTCGAGGGCCGGCAGGTACTGAACGATGAGCTGGCGGAGAACCCTCTGGTCCGTTTGGACGCCCAGCAGAGTGGAGGAGAAGTAGGATGGAGGAAGGAGGTCTTCGATCAGGGCACACATCATCCATagcacatcctcctcctcaagAAAGAGCAGTAGACAGGAAACCACCTGTAGGGGGGTGTAGGGAAGACAATGAAAAGAGGAGCAGTGAAGATGATGAAAATATGATGAAGGTGTTACTGCATTTATGGAAGTTGAGGGGCTAGCTGGTGTAATGTAGGCATTTAGTGGTGACAGCAGGTTCTGTGTACTGTACACGTGATCTCACCATGCCAGTGCCCTGACAGTACCCAATGTCTGGGTAGAGCCAGGCCAGGCCTTTCAGTACCCGTCTGAGCCTCGGCACTCCCACACTGGTCATATTGCAGAAACACGCATTGGTTGGCATAGTCCGTAACAGGTCCTTCTCTATCTGAGGGACAGAGGATAACAAGGAACAATCACACCATGATCACAAAGAAACAGCAGGAGAGACtgaagaaaaactaaaatacaTATAGTGTAATAAAGACCTCACATTTACCTTTgttaaaagggactgtatgtaaggttttacacgtataaatatCTTTAAATCGTATTTTATTgctaatgtgtgaacaggttgtaacttaACCTAAAAAACGAGACCTTCCGTGACTTCCTGGTTTTCCTCTATcggcctgtagactgcttttaatgtgaagaacccgggCCCGTTTTACTGGGAAAAACCCaacagatgtgacgtcatgcacgctcGAGTGCCTTAGCCGTAGCTAATGTTTGGTTAAAAATGGAGTCCGcaaacgccaacaaacgaccagccgccaccacaactcagactccaactcAAACTACATAGAAGCACAACAAAAActaagttatatctagtgaagcccgtctgtgaAACAGGAATGAGACCGAAGTCGGGAgggaaaactagtgttgtgggaagtgagtggtgaagcaagagagagagagggctgcgGCAAAACGagcgagcagcagagcagaagacaagagttagtttagctctgagaatatcagtgaatgttcagtggaagattcagtttgtgcagaaataaaagctgctgctgcttcaaaaccaacagaggtttcccgtgtcttgttttctgctgctgagtgaagtgatCGGGGTTTTCTCCAGAGCGAGTAACGTCATCTACtccggcccaggagaccaaaaacTACTACTtgtctaatttcatatgatatctgtgtcttcattctagctctaaaactgaacctactaaaGCTTCTACTAGCAGTGGGATTGTGTTTGTGATTTTACCTGTTTAGCTGAGCTGGTGTCATCGTTGGAACTGTTCTTAATGATTTCTCTGTAAGAGATCTCAGAGgtcctcttcttctgcagcGCTCCAGCCAGACGCATCCATAGCTAACAGACAGAACATCTATAAAGCAGCTGTTTTGTGACTTTGGAGATAACTTAGAAACTGTAGCATTCTAGTCACAATATTTATTCACTTGTTTTTTACATCAAAAATTGACTGGCCATCGTGGGCAGTACTTTAGCCCAATGTGTCCCACTCCTAATCAATGACACAAACAGTTCTCCCATGCTGAGCGAGTCCACTTACCTGTGGCCTCATGCTGTGCGGTATGCCACCGAGCACCAGGGAACGCAGACGCTCGGAGCGCGAGAGGACGGGATCAATGAGCTCCCAGGTCAGGTCGCCCACCGTGTGGTTGTGGGTGAACTCCAGGTGGGCTTGCCAGCGCAATCGCTGCTGGGGGTCTTCACGCTGGGGGGAGCCTTCAGAGCCCAGCCAGGACCTGGGCTTCCCATCGTCTGAGTGACAGGAGAGGAATATATGAGGACTACTAGTTTGTCTTCTTTGTAATCATAATATTACCATGAGTTAACCCCAATCCACCTCTTGATCTGAGGTATGGGGAAAGTGATATCAAGTACAATTGTAATGTAACCAAGCTGATAGATGATAGGGACGTGGAAGGAAAGTGGACGGAAGTGATAAGAGACAAGTGGTTAAATAACAAAGGCAAAAATAGAACTCCCTTAATGGGAGAGATACACCGTCCTCCTAGCAGCTGACCTTTACTATGCATGTTAACTATTAAGCAAAAATAACATGGAATATATCAATAATCAGATGAATAAAGAAAACTAAATATTGGTAAATCTGAAGGGCTGGTTCATCTGTGTTCAACAGGAAACACCGTTcccactcagccgttgcaaaaagcagtaaggtaggttaccaaagtaagctcaTCGAAGCCAAGTTTAggaataactgaaagggttgtGAATGGactctggtggctttgaatagAGCGATATAACGGTTTAAGTTACCCGTCGTAAAGGcggtctgatggcgaggtaaagcggctgtggacgggagcagcagacttaaaaaaacaaaacaaaatcagttcaagtgtacgctatatttagagtattttcacagcttAACCTCGTCATCAGACAGCCCCCCTTTCCATGgtgaactgaagccgttatatcgtgGACTTCAAAGCTACGAGACCAGacttcattcataaaaacaatcatttaaCGTCGCAGAACAGAGGAGTTGCcagtctaccgctgcatccatcggttagttagtttgtgttattgtgtgactttcggatccgaacTAATGTGGCGTCCACATAGCAGTACGTTGCTGAGCTTCCGTACCGTACTCCTGTTTGCTTCGCCAAACagggagcgtgccgaccgccatctaagttactttatgtaacgttaataagctgactataaggatgtatatactgtatgtgtagcagcgtcatcatgcagaaacctacgtcaggtcacgtggggaaaagtttttagaagggcaagaaaagaaaaagtgcaGTCATAACTGAGATCACATGAGCTCAGTTTGTGTACATAACGGAGCCACTGTGACCAGATATGAACATTCACATTTAGATTTCTTTACAGGGATTGTACTAGTGTGGGACAGAAGAAGTGTCCATGTGAGTGAACAACACTTTACCTTCAGAGTCCACTCTGAAGCCAAACTCATCATACTGGTGTTCAGGCTGTTCTGAGGACTCTTTCTGTAGAGACAAACAAATAACACGCATGTCTTCAGTAGAGGAAAGGTGACTGTTAAAGACACCGTTGAAGCATCTTAAAACACCAGTTAACACAACAGATGTCACATGAAGACAAAGCCCCCGAGGTTGTTGTCTTCATATTCTGTCACGCTGATGCAGATGTGTCATAgcttgtcattttattttctgctcTCGTTCTAAAACAGTCACACTCTGTTCATTCTCTATTTAATGTCACAGTTACTGAAGAAGGTTTGCACATCAACAACACATGGAGTCACATGAATCCTCACTTGATGGTACTTTGCCAAAATGTCCTGGGGCCACATGCTCGGGGTGAGAGCGGAGAAGGGCCCCCCGGGGGCTGGTGTGTAGGTACCTAGAACAGAGAGATTCACAAATTAGAACAACTGGTACCGGTACTGGTACTGGTCCAGTGTAGTTTGCCATTTCTATTTGACAAATgactgaatgaaatgaaaaagaaggttgttggtaaaatgggaatatgacgtGTGACTACAGTAAgaactgcaggtcaaaggtcatcctccaagctgcaggcgCACTCATGCTCGTTTAAGTCTGagcagcaaactgataaatctgtttatctgtctgtagtttgtctttctagttagttagctagttaggtgtagttaactAGCCCAACTCAttgcattagctaactgagggttttcatttcactttttagtttcctccacctaAGAACAGGTGAAATCAACGTAGTGGATTATTCGtaaaacacactgactgtctctctcactcactcgctctcttctttaccgtctcctcctgctggagataaattaacggaaagcagccgaTACTGGAGGTTTGTGGGTGTCTAACAGGTTTGAACGACGGGGAGCGACACAACTTTcagcccaaaagaaaacaagaaaaacgtCCCGttggataaataaatgaaatcacaGATCAGCCTggtgcggtgtcggtgctggagctgaggcgagagcggCCGGTGCTGGTGGATGGTGCTCCTCCAAAATGTCCCGAAACTGCTTTTTAAAACGTTGCACCCCGGTGCGCTGTGGCCGGTGTGCGgcggtgcggctcctcggtgcagcaaccagacggccgcctcgccaggaggagacggtgaagaagagagcgagagagagagagtcggtgttgTTGctctaattcttgtctcatttgtggtccgataaacagtaaattcatctaaactgggttgagaAAAACGATGCTATCTGGTTGCCACGGTGATGAATTacatctgactattaaccaaacccccattctctgtttgagaaagaacattaaccaaaaaacaggaagtaaaactggctttaaacagaaaatatgataaatattacGAGGGAATtttgacaataacaaagcagGTTAAAACCACAAACGAGatatcaaaatatatacaaaGGACGGAGTAAAGGCATTCATTCTTGTGATagaattaaatacaattaatcaaatattaacgATCCAAGGTCAGTGTGTATTTGTGGACATGAAAGTCTTTCTCATAACCACAAATACATGAACAGAAACCCCTCTTCAAATTGAGAGATTTTTCCACCAAATGTATAGAAATCTTTACCTGACATTCTGTTGGTAATAGAGTGAATAGCTTCTATACACAAATCCTGCAGTCACTCTGGAGAAAGGAGGTCAGCAGATCGCACCCACTCTGTAGAAAAGGAcaaacagaggaagagaaaaggtTGGTGGTACTTTTTCCGTCATTGATTACAAGTTATTACAGTGCATCGTCTCAAACCTGCCTCTTTTGCCATAAAACATCGTTGCTGTTCTTCAAAAATTACACAAGTACCTCTACATGAGTCCAATCTCGAGTCCAACTATCCTGTAACAAAGCAACGTTCCTTCTTCAAACATTGAGCATATTaaatgagagaggaagagatacggagagagaaagagagacattgTGGTCTCTCTTCTCACGGCCATATGACTGACGTACTTACTGGAGGCTTCACTTaacttttgtgtgtgttcattctctatttttaaaaagtcctggggcaaaatgaacaaacacacatcGTGTGAGAAtactcagacagagagagagacatccgTCTCactatttacttttttcatttagTGAATAGCTTTTTCTCCATGACAAATGCATCACACAAGTCTGGTAACTCACTCTGAATATGACTCTAAAAGATAACATGCTTCTATTCTCTTAGTATGTTTTTACATCTTCTTTAAAAACCAGTTTCCCCGCATGACAAACCCAATGGAAAAGAGTCTCATTACAATTCCAATGAATCATTTAAGAAAATACGTTGCAATTAATTAGAACAGTAATGAAGTAAATAATGAAGCACCCTAGCAGAAAGCATAACTGCTGAGCCGATCACCATCATCTCTTCCTTCTCACGGTGGCAACAAAGCTCTGGTTATTGTACAGCCATCCAGGGCCCTGGCAAATGTTTGGCTCTGGTTATGCcacatattaaaaaaaggacTCTCTCAAGTGCATCAGTCagccaacaaaaataaaacacacagtcaAGTCAATGCGCTCTTCTGTCAGtattctccatccatccatccatcttcaacctcttatccggggtcgggtcgcgggggcaacagctccagcaggggaccccaaacttccctttcccgggccacattaatcagctctgactgggggatcccgaggcattcccaggccagtgtggagatata
This window harbors:
- the sgsm3 gene encoding small G protein signaling modulator 3, which gives rise to MSGTYTPAPGGPFSALTPSMWPQDILAKYHQKESSEQPEHQYDEFGFRVDSEDDGKPRSWLGSEGSPQREDPQQRLRWQAHLEFTHNHTVGDLTWELIDPVLSRSERLRSLVLGGIPHSMRPQLWMRLAGALQKKRTSEISYREIIKNSSNDDTSSAKQIEKDLLRTMPTNACFCNMTSVGVPRLRRVLKGLAWLYPDIGYCQGTGMVVSCLLLFLEEEDVLWMMCALIEDLLPPSYFSSTLLGVQTDQRVLRQLIVQYLPALDRLLQEHDIELSLITLHWFLTSFASVVDIRLLLRIWDLLFYQGSLVLFQVTLGMLKIKEDELVSSENSASIFNTLSDLPSQLRDGPAVLGEAMRLAGTLSQETLEAHRHKHLAYILNEQAQLNNGNNTTLNTNLNKVVRRQSLRRKSTLSSLLFGEDEAEALKSKNIKQTELVAALREAIARTAEHFHCLDPRHSSTDLTPDYSMESHQRDHENFLVVSRNRRRRAKALLDFERHDDDELGFRKNDIITIISQKDEHCWVGELNGLRGWFPAKFVEILDERSKEYSLAGDDSVTEAVTDLARGTLCPALKAIFQHGLKKPSILGGPCHPWLFIEEAASREVERDFNSVYSRLVLCKTYRLDEDGKVLTPEELLYRAVQSVNMSHDTAHAQMDVKFRSLACVGLNEQVLHLWLEVLCSSMPAVEKWYHPWSFLRSPGWVQIKCELRVLSKFAFSLSQDCELPEKKEEKEQRPLKEGVQDMLVKHHLFSWDIDG